Proteins found in one Paenibacillus borealis genomic segment:
- the glpK gene encoding glycerol kinase GlpK, protein MILSLDQGTTSSRAILFNEEAGMISQGQYEIKQSFPRPGWVEHDPEQIWESQLAAGRDAIAASSAPADSITAIGITNQRETALIWDKATGTPIYPAIVWQDRRTAGQCEELKAQGMTGEIAEKTGLVIDAYFSATKLAWILDHVPGARERASQGELLAGTIDSWLIWKLTGGAVHATDVTNASRTMLYNLHERKWDAGLIEALRIPPSILPEVRMSGGDFGAADKQWFGADIPIRSVLGDQQAALFGHTCLEAGSAKNTYGTGCFILMNTGTEAVASSHGLLTTVAWGMGDELYYALEGSVFVAGAAVQWLQEGLGLIVAPADSEEKASEVEDSEGVVVVPAFTGLGAPYWDMYARGAVFGLTRGTTAGHLVRATLESLAFQSRDVIGAMEKDAGMPLSGLRVDGGAVRNNLLMQFQADILGSEVTRTTYAETTALGAALLAGLTSGIWTREQLESFNKAEKVFSPQMEAEERERRYNAWQDAVSRTMGWEKHEGLPS, encoded by the coding sequence ATGATCTTATCCTTGGACCAAGGTACCACCAGTTCACGGGCGATCCTCTTTAATGAGGAGGCAGGAATGATCTCGCAGGGGCAATACGAGATTAAACAATCCTTTCCCCGGCCGGGCTGGGTAGAGCATGATCCGGAGCAAATCTGGGAGAGTCAGCTGGCTGCGGGCAGAGATGCTATTGCGGCAAGCTCCGCTCCTGCTGACAGTATTACAGCCATCGGTATTACCAATCAGCGCGAGACGGCGCTGATCTGGGACAAGGCTACCGGAACGCCTATCTATCCGGCCATCGTCTGGCAGGACCGCCGGACAGCGGGGCAGTGTGAGGAGCTTAAGGCGCAGGGGATGACCGGAGAGATCGCGGAGAAGACCGGGCTTGTCATCGATGCGTATTTCTCGGCAACGAAGCTGGCCTGGATCCTGGACCATGTGCCGGGAGCGCGGGAGCGCGCATCCCAAGGCGAACTATTGGCAGGAACCATAGACAGCTGGCTGATCTGGAAGCTTACCGGAGGTGCTGTGCACGCTACGGATGTCACCAATGCTTCGCGTACCATGCTCTACAATCTCCATGAGCGCAAATGGGATGCAGGCCTGATCGAAGCGCTGCGCATTCCGCCCTCGATTCTGCCTGAGGTGAGGATGTCAGGCGGGGACTTCGGAGCTGCAGACAAGCAGTGGTTCGGTGCAGATATCCCTATCCGTTCTGTGCTTGGGGACCAGCAGGCAGCGCTGTTCGGACATACCTGCCTGGAGGCTGGCAGTGCCAAGAACACCTACGGCACAGGCTGCTTTATCCTGATGAACACAGGCACAGAGGCAGTGGCTTCGAGTCATGGCCTGTTGACCACGGTCGCCTGGGGCATGGGGGATGAGCTCTATTATGCCCTTGAGGGCAGTGTGTTCGTGGCTGGAGCAGCGGTGCAATGGCTCCAGGAGGGCCTTGGGCTGATCGTAGCTCCGGCTGACTCGGAAGAGAAGGCGAGTGAGGTGGAGGACAGTGAGGGTGTTGTGGTCGTGCCGGCCTTTACTGGCCTTGGCGCACCCTACTGGGATATGTATGCCCGGGGCGCAGTGTTCGGATTGACACGCGGCACGACTGCCGGCCACCTTGTCCGTGCGACGCTGGAGTCGCTGGCCTTTCAATCCCGTGATGTCATTGGTGCGATGGAGAAAGACGCCGGCATGCCGCTCAGCGGCCTGCGGGTGGACGGAGGCGCCGTGCGCAATAATCTGCTGATGCAGTTCCAGGCGGATATTCTCGGCAGCGAGGTAACCCGCACAACGTATGCGGAGACTACAGCGCTCGGCGCTGCGCTGCTTGCCGGACTCACCTCCGGCATATGGACCCGTGAGCAACTGGAGAGCTTCAATAAGGCTGAGAAGGTGTTCTCGCCACAGATGGAAGCCGAAGAGAGAGAACGCCGTTACAACGCCTGGCAGGATGCCGTGTCACGGACCATGGGCTGGGAGAAGCATGAAGGACTGCCCTCATAA
- a CDS encoding 3-oxoacyl-[acyl-carrier-protein] synthase III C-terminal domain-containing protein, with protein MAGIRIKDIDIYHPSKSIGNDFFIQHFDEKGIDIRGLLAALGRENRYSIDSKDENSLTMAFEAASNVLDKTGLTGADIDLIAYASQTPEYIFPTNSLMIHRLINGASHTICIDSNANCAGMTASMEQVSRQMMANPRIRRALVIGSDYVAPHANKNDPVYYANFGDAAAALILERDENSVGFIDSIYQTDTCVYGNSLFPAEGLANLGRTGVAAGEFNVKFIPFDDSICVDAASESIITLLSNNGIAPESIKAACFSQLSLPNIKAVAGKTGIDSDAAVYIGDEFGYTSTSSPFIALHKAVTTGKLERGDKVLFWTVGAGWQNVAFVMEY; from the coding sequence ATGGCAGGGATTCGCATTAAGGACATTGATATCTATCATCCAAGCAAAAGCATCGGCAATGACTTCTTCATTCAGCACTTCGATGAGAAGGGAATTGATATCCGTGGCCTGCTGGCTGCTCTAGGCCGTGAAAACCGCTACAGTATCGACAGCAAGGATGAGAACTCCCTGACGATGGCTTTTGAAGCCGCAAGCAATGTACTGGACAAGACCGGCCTGACCGGCGCAGACATTGACCTGATCGCTTATGCAAGCCAGACTCCTGAATACATTTTCCCAACGAATTCATTGATGATTCACCGCCTGATTAATGGCGCATCCCACACGATCTGTATCGACAGTAATGCCAACTGTGCAGGAATGACCGCTTCCATGGAACAGGTCAGCCGCCAGATGATGGCGAACCCGAGAATCCGCCGTGCACTTGTTATCGGCTCTGACTACGTTGCCCCGCATGCCAACAAGAATGACCCGGTATATTACGCCAACTTCGGCGATGCTGCTGCCGCACTTATTCTGGAGCGTGACGAGAATTCTGTAGGTTTCATTGATTCGATCTATCAGACTGATACCTGCGTCTACGGCAACTCGCTGTTCCCGGCGGAAGGTTTAGCTAATCTCGGACGTACAGGTGTGGCTGCCGGAGAGTTCAATGTCAAGTTCATTCCATTCGATGATTCTATCTGCGTGGATGCTGCTTCAGAATCGATCATCACACTGCTGAGCAATAACGGAATCGCACCTGAATCCATCAAGGCTGCCTGCTTCTCGCAGCTGTCACTTCCGAACATCAAGGCTGTTGCCGGCAAAACCGGAATTGACTCTGATGCAGCCGTCTACATCGGTGATGAATTCGGCTACACCTCTACCAGCAGCCCGTTTATCGCGCTGCACAAGGCAGTGACTACTGGAAAGCTCGAACGCGGAGACAAGGTCCTGTTCTGGACCGTAGGCGCCGGATGGCAGAATGTCGCTTTTGTAATGGAGTATTAA
- the serA gene encoding phosphoglycerate dehydrogenase, giving the protein MFKVLVSDPISDLGIQKLMDASDVTVDKKTGLSEDELIAIIGEYDGLLVRSQTTVTEKIIAAGTNLKVIGRAGVGVDNIKLEAATQRGVVVINAPDGNTITTCEHAFAMMMALARHIPQAYAKTISGVWDKKTFLGVELRGKTLGVLGMGRIGSEVAKRAKAFGMDILAYDPFLTADRAEKLEVKLASVDDIVRGADFITVHTPLTPETRHMISRPQFEVMKKGMRIINCARGGVIDEMALVEAIDSGIVAGAAFDVFEKEPPEADHPFLSHPKIIVTPHLGASTVEAQENVAIDVSEQVLHILRNEPFINAVNIPPVAPSVMNKLQPYFTLGEKLGSFVTQITDGAIREIHVEYAGDLSDVDTQPLTRYIVKGVLSRHFAGDVNIVNSMHLAKTREVNVVVTKASKTKGFTNLITVTLKAEHDEERLVAGTLLQGYGERIVQVNKFPVDIAPEGHQIVISHNDKPGIIGLVGTLLGQNDVNIASMQVGRKIVGGAAIMLLTADKAVPQDVLVKLAGLPEINTAEEITLL; this is encoded by the coding sequence ATGTTTAAAGTATTAGTATCGGATCCGATCAGTGATTTGGGCATTCAGAAATTGATGGACGCAAGCGATGTGACTGTGGACAAGAAAACAGGACTTAGTGAAGACGAGCTTATTGCAATCATTGGCGAATACGACGGCTTACTCGTCCGCAGCCAGACAACCGTGACTGAGAAAATTATTGCAGCCGGTACTAATCTTAAAGTTATTGGCCGTGCCGGGGTAGGCGTGGATAATATTAAGCTGGAGGCAGCTACACAACGCGGTGTGGTGGTCATTAATGCTCCGGACGGTAATACCATCACCACCTGTGAACATGCTTTTGCCATGATGATGGCTCTGGCCCGTCATATTCCTCAAGCCTATGCCAAGACTATTTCCGGCGTATGGGACAAAAAGACCTTCCTGGGCGTAGAGCTGCGCGGCAAAACGCTGGGTGTGCTCGGCATGGGACGGATCGGCAGCGAAGTGGCCAAACGGGCCAAAGCTTTTGGAATGGACATTCTTGCCTATGACCCGTTCCTGACTGCAGACCGTGCGGAGAAACTGGAAGTGAAGCTGGCTTCGGTAGACGATATCGTCCGCGGGGCAGATTTCATTACTGTTCATACACCGCTGACACCGGAAACGCGCCATATGATCTCCCGTCCGCAATTTGAAGTCATGAAAAAAGGGATGCGCATCATCAACTGTGCCCGCGGCGGTGTAATTGATGAAATGGCGCTGGTTGAAGCTATCGACAGCGGCATCGTTGCCGGCGCAGCCTTTGACGTCTTCGAGAAAGAGCCGCCTGAAGCGGATCACCCGTTCCTCTCCCATCCAAAGATTATCGTGACCCCGCATCTGGGTGCCTCGACCGTAGAAGCCCAGGAGAACGTTGCGATCGATGTATCGGAGCAGGTGCTGCATATTCTGCGCAACGAGCCGTTCATCAACGCCGTGAACATCCCTCCGGTTGCTCCGAGTGTAATGAACAAGCTGCAGCCATACTTCACCCTCGGCGAGAAGCTCGGCAGCTTCGTGACCCAGATTACAGACGGAGCGATCCGTGAGATTCATGTGGAATATGCCGGTGATCTCTCCGATGTGGATACACAGCCGCTGACCCGCTATATTGTCAAAGGCGTGCTCTCCCGCCATTTCGCCGGTGATGTTAACATCGTCAACTCGATGCACCTGGCAAAAACGCGTGAAGTCAATGTAGTAGTGACCAAGGCTTCCAAGACCAAAGGCTTCACTAACCTCATTACGGTTACGCTCAAAGCTGAGCATGACGAAGAACGCCTGGTTGCCGGCACCCTGCTGCAAGGCTATGGTGAACGGATTGTGCAGGTTAATAAATTCCCGGTGGATATCGCTCCGGAAGGCCATCAGATCGTAATCTCCCACAACGACAAACCGGGGATTATCGGGCTCGTCGGCACATTGCTCGGCCAGAATGACGTCAATATCGCTTCCATGCAGGTTGGCCGTAAAATTGTCGGTGGAGCTGCCATTATGCTGCTGACTGCTGACAAGGCTGTTCCGCAGGATGTATTGGTTAAACTGGCCGGATTGCCGGAGATCAATACTGCAGAAGAAATCACTCTGCTGTAG
- a CDS encoding thiamine pyrophosphate-binding protein, with product MDVLKTVADYMAEALHDLGVTHSFGIIGKSICPIALKLVDYGIEFIPSRHESSSGFEAGGYALKTGSLGVAFGTSGPGGTNLLTAAAHAKANNLPVLFITGHQSIKELGIPQCQDSTSYLADLADMFRPATLFSKLVERGDHFSTIFNHAISIALGDKKGPVHLCIPFDVQTERLEECRIVLPQREKLVSYANYDRVISAINASSRPLIIAGKGVNRSGAHKELVQLAETFNIPVVTSPGGKGAIASDQPLYHGPVGVGGCTHGDELMNDSDLFIVLGSRLSDMTICNLKRENHPEQLIQFDVDPTFVGKILTSSTISVGGDLRDNLELYLEKIDHSAITRHERKIFNSYTEELPLLPKLSLASVMSTMSDLIPYNSSVFVDDGSHGFNAVKWFNVKKPGSFIFDAYFACMGNSIGMAIGAKAASPEETIFCITGDGCFMMLGTEINTAVCKNIPVIFIVVNNMQLDMALKGMEKTTGRIDGTIFEVPMDAVKFAESLGAAGFRAETQEEFAAAISQAVELNRVAVIELLTDRDEMPPTAHRTLDLN from the coding sequence GTGGATGTTCTGAAGACAGTTGCAGATTATATGGCGGAAGCATTACACGATCTTGGGGTAACACATTCTTTTGGTATTATTGGTAAGTCCATTTGCCCTATTGCTCTCAAACTTGTTGACTACGGCATTGAGTTTATTCCCAGTAGGCATGAGTCCAGCTCCGGTTTCGAAGCAGGCGGCTACGCACTGAAAACAGGCAGTCTCGGGGTAGCCTTCGGCACCTCCGGTCCAGGCGGAACGAATCTGCTCACCGCAGCGGCACACGCCAAGGCCAACAATCTCCCGGTCCTCTTCATTACCGGTCATCAGTCCATTAAAGAGCTTGGGATTCCCCAGTGTCAGGATTCCACATCCTATCTTGCCGATTTGGCGGATATGTTCAGACCGGCAACTCTATTCAGTAAGCTTGTTGAACGGGGGGACCATTTCAGCACCATTTTCAATCATGCCATATCTATCGCACTTGGTGACAAAAAAGGACCTGTCCATTTATGCATTCCGTTTGATGTTCAGACCGAGCGGCTTGAAGAATGCCGGATTGTCCTGCCGCAGCGCGAAAAACTCGTCAGCTACGCGAACTACGACCGGGTCATTTCAGCTATCAATGCGTCCAGCAGACCACTGATCATTGCCGGCAAAGGCGTTAACCGCTCCGGTGCGCACAAGGAACTGGTTCAGTTAGCCGAGACCTTCAACATACCTGTGGTAACCTCACCTGGCGGCAAAGGAGCCATTGCATCAGATCAACCGCTGTATCACGGTCCTGTAGGCGTTGGCGGATGCACGCACGGCGATGAATTAATGAATGATAGTGATTTGTTTATCGTACTTGGCTCACGGCTAAGCGATATGACCATATGCAATCTTAAGCGTGAGAATCATCCGGAGCAGTTAATCCAGTTTGATGTTGATCCTACCTTCGTCGGTAAAATCCTAACTTCCTCCACCATCTCTGTCGGCGGTGATTTGCGGGATAATCTGGAGCTGTATCTCGAAAAAATCGATCATTCTGCTATTACCAGACATGAAAGAAAGATCTTCAATTCCTATACTGAAGAGCTGCCTCTGTTGCCCAAACTCTCTCTGGCTTCGGTAATGAGCACGATGAGCGATTTGATTCCTTACAACAGCAGTGTGTTTGTAGATGACGGCAGCCACGGCTTCAATGCGGTCAAATGGTTCAATGTGAAGAAACCGGGCAGCTTTATATTTGATGCTTACTTTGCCTGCATGGGTAATTCAATCGGTATGGCTATCGGCGCCAAGGCTGCTTCCCCGGAAGAGACTATCTTCTGCATCACCGGTGACGGCTGCTTCATGATGCTCGGTACTGAAATAAACACTGCGGTTTGCAAGAATATCCCGGTCATTTTCATTGTGGTGAATAATATGCAGCTGGATATGGCACTCAAGGGTATGGAAAAAACAACCGGCCGGATCGATGGAACCATCTTCGAAGTTCCTATGGATGCCGTAAAGTTTGCTGAATCCCTGGGGGCCGCCGGCTTCCGTGCGGAGACGCAGGAGGAGTTTGCTGCCGCAATCAGCCAGGCTGTTGAACTTAACCGCGTTGCCGTCATTGAACTGTTGACCGACCGTGATGAAATGCCTCCTACTGCCCACCGTACACTGGATCTCAATTAG
- a CDS encoding carboxymuconolactone decarboxylase family protein, with product MNVDSGLDHFTNLSGDYGAKALAPIKEHFPELAEYIMGNAYGDIFQRTTIGSDWKEIAVISSLITMGQFEQLGVHYVMALRVGMTVDQIKGILLHLTPCIGAPRVISAFNVLLETLEEIR from the coding sequence ATGAACGTAGACAGCGGACTGGACCATTTCACCAATCTTTCCGGGGACTATGGGGCCAAAGCCCTAGCTCCCATTAAAGAGCATTTTCCCGAATTAGCCGAGTATATCATGGGCAACGCATACGGTGATATTTTTCAGCGGACCACCATCGGTTCAGACTGGAAAGAAATTGCTGTCATCTCTTCTTTGATCACCATGGGACAATTTGAGCAGTTGGGGGTTCACTATGTAATGGCACTCCGCGTGGGGATGACCGTTGATCAAATTAAAGGTATCCTGCTTCATCTGACACCTTGCATCGGCGCACCCAGAGTGATCTCGGCATTCAATGTTCTGCTGGAGACGCTGGAAGAAATTCGTTAA
- a CDS encoding ATP-binding protein, whose translation MNFWRSLVGKLWITIICLVAVVLITLGLFLLPYIDSNFANSGAIKRLFMYTCMIGFSLTTFFALFLFTKITQPMQQVIEAANNIRRGEYGTRLTLVTSDEIGQLATSFNHMAEELEENIRSLNNEKGHLSSVLRSMSDAVITFDIEGQIILTNPHGQTLLETWSDLTWEQEEEEDSGMYPQVGPSGDVPPPLRPLFYSTLSQGGDQRSNIHVRQGVWSVHMAPLYSEDNLRGAVAVLRDVTEEVRLEKMRRDFVANVSHEIRTPLSMMQGYSEALLDGMASSPEESSELVQVIHDESLRMGRLVKDLLDLARMEAGHTDMMKAQVDAGELLERVYRKFSVRAKERDIILELKRPGTDLLLKAADEDKLEQVLTNLLDNAFRHTPADKRISITADSIVQEGRRYLEIVIRDQGVGITPEDLPYIFERFYKADKARVRGESGGTGLGLAIVKNIVESHHGSITASSKLGEGTAFTLRLPVEKQ comes from the coding sequence GTGAACTTCTGGAGAAGTCTTGTCGGTAAGCTGTGGATCACGATCATCTGTCTGGTTGCTGTCGTGCTCATTACGCTGGGGCTGTTCCTGTTGCCCTACATCGACAGTAATTTCGCCAATTCCGGGGCGATCAAACGTTTGTTTATGTATACCTGTATGATCGGGTTTTCCTTAACGACATTCTTTGCCTTATTCCTGTTTACGAAGATTACCCAGCCGATGCAGCAGGTGATTGAGGCGGCCAACAATATCCGCCGCGGCGAATATGGAACGAGACTGACGCTGGTCACCAGTGATGAGATCGGTCAATTGGCTACATCCTTTAATCACATGGCAGAAGAGCTGGAAGAGAATATACGCAGTTTAAATAATGAAAAAGGGCATTTGTCCAGCGTCCTGCGCAGTATGAGCGATGCGGTAATCACCTTCGATATAGAGGGACAGATTATTCTCACTAATCCGCACGGCCAGACGCTTCTGGAAACCTGGAGTGATCTTACCTGGGAGCAGGAAGAGGAAGAGGATAGCGGAATGTATCCGCAGGTTGGACCATCTGGTGATGTGCCTCCCCCGCTGCGGCCGCTATTCTACAGTACGCTCAGCCAGGGAGGCGACCAGCGCTCCAATATTCATGTCCGGCAGGGCGTATGGTCTGTGCATATGGCGCCTCTATATTCTGAGGATAACCTCCGGGGAGCGGTAGCTGTCCTGCGGGATGTGACCGAAGAAGTGCGTTTGGAGAAAATGCGCCGCGATTTCGTGGCCAATGTCTCGCATGAGATCCGCACACCGCTCTCGATGATGCAGGGCTACAGCGAGGCACTGCTGGATGGAATGGCCTCTTCACCGGAGGAGAGCAGCGAGCTGGTTCAGGTGATTCATGATGAGTCCCTGCGTATGGGACGGCTGGTCAAGGATCTGCTGGATCTGGCCCGCATGGAAGCAGGGCATACGGATATGATGAAGGCGCAAGTGGACGCGGGGGAATTGCTGGAACGCGTGTACCGCAAGTTCTCGGTCAGAGCCAAGGAACGGGATATTATTCTGGAGCTGAAGAGACCCGGGACAGACCTGCTCCTTAAGGCAGCCGATGAAGACAAGCTGGAGCAGGTGCTCACCAATCTGCTCGACAATGCCTTCCGCCACACCCCGGCCGATAAGCGGATCTCCATTACAGCGGATTCCATTGTACAGGAAGGCCGGAGGTACCTGGAGATTGTGATCAGGGATCAGGGGGTAGGAATTACGCCTGAGGATCTGCCGTATATCTTCGAACGCTTCTACAAAGCCGACAAAGCACGTGTCAGGGGAGAATCGGGAGGAACCGGTCTGGGACTTGCAATCGTGAAGAATATCGTCGAGTCGCATCATGGGAGCATCACTGCTTCCAGTAAGCTTGGAGAAGGCACCGCCTTTACCCTGCGGCTTCCTGTCGAAAAACAGTAA
- a CDS encoding response regulator transcription factor, with product MAEHLNRILVVDDEERIRRLLKMYLEKEGYEIDEAEDGEIALRKATANDYGLILLDVMLPGIDGIEVLTRLRGVKSTPVLMLTAKGEEINRVQGFEMGADDYVVKPFSPREVIYRVKAIMRRSSATAFLSKESNSSNNIVFPFLIIEHDAHRVTAGGQEVSLTPKEYELLHYLAISPDKVFSREELLKDVWNYEFFGDLRTVDTHVKRLREKLNKVSPESAAMITTVWGVGYKLEVPK from the coding sequence ATGGCAGAGCACTTGAATAGAATTCTGGTGGTGGATGACGAAGAACGCATCCGCCGCCTGCTCAAAATGTATCTTGAAAAAGAAGGTTATGAAATTGACGAGGCCGAAGACGGAGAAATTGCTCTGCGCAAAGCAACAGCCAATGACTATGGACTGATATTGCTGGATGTCATGCTGCCGGGCATCGACGGGATTGAAGTGCTGACCAGACTAAGAGGAGTCAAGTCTACACCGGTCCTGATGCTTACTGCCAAGGGCGAAGAGATTAACCGGGTTCAGGGCTTTGAAATGGGCGCAGATGACTATGTCGTGAAGCCGTTCAGCCCGCGTGAAGTGATATACCGGGTTAAGGCGATTATGCGCCGTTCTTCAGCAACTGCTTTTCTATCCAAAGAGAGCAATTCCAGCAATAATATCGTCTTCCCGTTTCTCATTATTGAGCATGATGCACACCGCGTAACCGCCGGCGGCCAGGAGGTAAGTCTGACCCCTAAGGAATATGAGCTGCTGCATTATCTGGCGATCTCACCGGATAAGGTGTTCTCGCGTGAGGAACTGCTCAAGGATGTGTGGAATTACGAATTCTTCGGAGACCTGCGGACCGTGGATACCCATGTCAAGCGGCTTCGCGAGAAACTGAATAAGGTATCCCCGGAATCGGCGGCTATGATCACTACGGTATGGGGAGTCGGCTATAAGCTTGAGGTGCCTAAATAA
- a CDS encoding methyl-accepting chemotaxis protein: protein MDWMNKLPLKQRIVAGCYLVAALFAVPVLITLIVMGKVIIGIILIAALAALTYPLARFIERTLTSSFEDISNVTHTIAKGDFTSRADENGSMGDISRSFNTMIDKLKKILTDVSQLTRQVMDASRGIEDKNQNLKIVMAQVASSSNELALGANEISVDIADMTESIKDIETKVSNYTNSTKEMNKRSAHTLELVEQGRQSVDTQAEGMRKNIQATQKVADTIEALSQNARGITMITKTITEIAEQTNLLSLNASIEAARAGEHGRGFAVVAQEVRKLAEESTASTKEVFGLVRSIEADIKQAIDNIAINEEVVQVQNQMITETANIFAQIVHSVQYITEQISSFSAESDLMLESALKISGAIENISAITQETAAGTEEVSAAMNEQIHALQSVAEETEKMTQSVFQLQKTIHIFKF from the coding sequence ATGGACTGGATGAACAAGCTGCCGTTAAAACAAAGAATCGTTGCCGGATGTTACCTGGTTGCCGCTTTATTCGCTGTCCCTGTGTTAATTACTCTGATCGTAATGGGAAAGGTAATTATCGGCATTATTCTTATTGCGGCATTGGCTGCGCTGACCTACCCGCTTGCGCGCTTTATTGAGAGAACGCTTACATCCTCGTTCGAGGACATCTCTAATGTGACGCATACGATCGCCAAAGGCGACTTCACCAGCCGTGCTGACGAGAATGGATCAATGGGCGACATCAGCCGCTCCTTCAACACCATGATTGATAAATTGAAGAAGATCCTGACCGATGTTTCACAGCTTACCCGCCAGGTTATGGATGCCAGCCGGGGGATCGAGGACAAGAATCAGAACCTGAAGATTGTAATGGCACAAGTAGCCTCCTCTTCCAATGAACTGGCCCTGGGCGCGAATGAAATCTCAGTAGATATCGCCGATATGACAGAATCGATCAAAGATATCGAAACCAAAGTCTCCAATTATACGAACTCTACCAAAGAAATGAACAAACGCTCCGCCCATACGCTTGAACTGGTTGAACAGGGCCGCCAGTCTGTGGATACTCAAGCTGAAGGCATGCGGAAGAATATCCAGGCTACGCAAAAAGTAGCAGATACGATTGAGGCACTCTCACAGAATGCCCGCGGTATTACCATGATCACCAAGACCATCACGGAAATTGCCGAACAGACCAACCTCTTGTCGCTTAATGCCTCCATCGAAGCTGCACGCGCAGGTGAGCATGGACGCGGATTTGCAGTTGTGGCCCAGGAGGTCCGTAAGCTAGCCGAAGAATCAACCGCTTCCACCAAAGAAGTATTCGGGCTGGTACGCAGTATCGAGGCCGACATCAAGCAGGCTATCGATAACATCGCTATTAATGAAGAGGTTGTCCAGGTGCAGAACCAGATGATTACGGAGACCGCAAATATTTTCGCCCAAATCGTACATAGTGTGCAATACATAACCGAGCAGATCTCCTCTTTCTCCGCAGAGAGTGATCTGATGCTGGAGAGCGCGCTCAAAATTTCCGGGGCGATTGAGAATATCTCCGCTATTACCCAGGAGACGGCCGCAGGTACTGAGGAGGTATCCGCAGCCATGAACGAACAGATCCATGCCTTGCAATCCGTCGCGGAAGAGACCGAGAAAATGACACAATCTGTCTTCCAGCTGCAAAAAACGATCCATATTTTCAAATTCTAG
- a CDS encoding helix-turn-helix transcriptional regulator, with the protein MRADRLLSILLLLQSRGKISSRELAQTLEVSERTIFRDMESLSISGIPVLAERGREGGWKLAEGYRTSLTGMNPKEIGALLLPADPAIMQALGIQEEFSSAVRKLQAAGARQPAAAFSFLNERIHIDGAGWHPSGETYPCLTALQEAIWEDRKVRICYLRGDDSTERLISPFGLVAKRGVWYTVAESDGEMRTYRVSRITSAEVTDEHFNRPLDFNLAQYWEASTTAFKSALPRYHAKLLVKDNIMKDLKQERYVSLLCQEHSSSPGWLSVEAEFNTPESACRIILSLSPGIRVTAPAELADNVVSTLREAAALYEDNVQNYS; encoded by the coding sequence ATGAGAGCAGACCGCTTATTGTCGATCCTGCTGCTGCTGCAAAGCCGCGGCAAAATCAGCTCCCGGGAGCTGGCACAAACACTGGAGGTATCCGAACGGACCATCTTCAGGGATATGGAGTCCCTGAGTATCTCCGGTATTCCCGTGCTGGCTGAACGCGGCCGTGAAGGAGGCTGGAAGCTGGCTGAGGGGTACCGGACCTCCTTGACAGGTATGAACCCCAAGGAAATCGGTGCGCTGCTGCTGCCGGCAGATCCGGCGATTATGCAGGCACTCGGGATTCAGGAAGAGTTCTCTTCCGCCGTACGTAAGCTCCAGGCCGCTGGGGCAAGGCAGCCCGCTGCAGCTTTCAGCTTCCTTAATGAGCGTATCCATATTGACGGTGCGGGCTGGCATCCGTCCGGCGAGACCTACCCCTGCCTCACTGCATTACAGGAGGCCATATGGGAGGACCGTAAAGTGAGAATCTGTTACTTGCGCGGGGATGATAGTACTGAACGGCTGATTTCACCATTTGGGCTCGTAGCCAAACGTGGTGTCTGGTATACCGTAGCCGAATCAGACGGTGAAATGAGGACCTACCGGGTATCCAGAATCACTAGTGCTGAAGTCACGGATGAACATTTTAACAGACCTCTTGATTTCAATCTGGCGCAGTACTGGGAAGCCTCTACTACGGCATTCAAATCTGCATTGCCCCGTTATCATGCCAAGCTGCTCGTGAAAGACAATATAATGAAGGATCTTAAGCAGGAGCGCTATGTTTCCTTACTATGCCAGGAGCATTCATCGTCTCCCGGCTGGCTCTCAGTGGAAGCCGAATTTAACACGCCGGAGTCTGCCTGCCGGATCATATTATCCCTGAGTCCGGGCATAAGAGTTACTGCCCCGGCGGAGCTCGCAGACAATGTTGTATCCACCCTGCGGGAAGCGGCTGCATTATATGAAGACAATGTGCAAAACTACTCTTAG